The DNA segment CCACCGTGTTTTTCTACAATAATTTGATAGCTAATAGATAGCCCTAAGCCAGTACCTTGCCCCGGTTCCTTGGTGGTAAAGAAAGGTTCAAAAATGCGCGATCGCATATTCTCAGGAACGCCACAACCATTATCACAAATGCGAACTAAAATTTTATTCTGCTCTATAACTTCTGTACAAATACAAATTTGAGGACTTGCCGTTATTGTTCCATCTGCTACTGACTCTTTCAAAGCATCGATAGCATTATTAATTATATTCATAAATACCTGATTCATCTGGGCTGCATAACACGGCACGAGAGGCAAATTACCATATTTTCTAACTACCTCAATAGCAAAAGAATTACCCGGTGGTTGCAGGCGATGTTTTAAAACTAAGAGAGTACTATCAATGCCTTCATGAATGTCAACAGGCTTCACTCCTGATTCGTCAAGCCGAGAAAAATTTCGCAAAGACAAAACTAATTGAGAGATTCGCTCTGCTCCCATGGTCATGGAAGTAATAATTTTTGGCAAGTCATCAGCAATAAAATCTAAATCTATTTCTGTTGTTTGTTGTTCAATTTCGCCTATTGCTTGGGGATATTGCTGCTCGTAAAGACTCAGTAATTTAAATAAATTTTTGGTGTGTTCATTAACGTAAGTGATGTTACCAGAAATGAAGGTAATTGGGTTGTTAATTTCATGTGCTATCCCAGCAACTAACTGCCCTAAGCCTGCCATTTTTTCACTTTGGATTAACTGGCTTTGAGCTTGTTTCAATTCTTTAAGAGTTTCTGCAAGTGCTTCTTTTTGCCTTTGAGTCTGTTCCAGTAATTCTGCTTGCTGAATTCCTACGCCTAATTGACTACCAATTTGTACTAGCAAATCTATCTCATTCTCTTGCCAGTTACGAGGTTTGATGTTCTGATACGCGGCTAACAATCCCCAAAGTTTATCGCCTTGAAAGATTGGCACTATCATGAATGCTCTGGCTAAAATTGGCGTAGTTAGAGGAATACTGGTAATCGTATCATTGATATGATAAATATCTGGAACTACCATAATTTTACCATTAGCAAAGTCTGACCCTTGGGTTGATTGCAAATAGTCATCTGCAATCATCGGCAGAAGTTCTTGCACTGGTGTCAAACTTGGGGTTAATGATTCAGCGACAAATTCGCCACTCCAATCGGGATTGAAACGATAGATTGTAACTCGATCAACTTCTAATAGCCTTTGGACTTCTTGAGTTGTAGCTTTAAAGATAGCGTCAATATCCAACGACTGACGAATTTTTTCTACAGTTGCAGCTAGGGTTTTTTCTCTTTGTGCTGCTTTGCGTTCTCGTTTGGCAGCTTTAGCTAATTTTTCAGCTTGGATTTGCACTTGCCGTAAAGACTCGGCTTGCTGCAATGCTACTCCCAGTTGTACACCAACTTGTGCCAGCAAATTTATTTCTTCATCTTGCCAATAACGAGGCTGGGAGTTTTGATAAGCTACTAATAATCCCCATAGTTTATCGCCTTGAGAAATTGGCACAAAGATTTCATTTCGTGCGTAATTGTTCGGTTGCTGATCTGGGGAAAAAATGCGTTTTGTGACTAATTGGGTCTTCACCATTGGTGTCCAGCCATCAACTATAGAATCAGCCACAAATTCGCCACTCCTGTCAGGGTAAAAGCGATAAATTGCCACTCGTTCTACTTCTAATAACCGCAGAACTTCTTGAGTAGTGGTTTTAAATATAGTGTCAATATCCAGAGATTGGCGAATTTTTTCTACTGTGTTCGCTAGCGCTTTTTGCCTTTCCGCAGATTTACTGATTTCGGCTGCTTGGGTTTGCATTTGGCGCAAAAATTCTGCTTGCTGCAAAGCTACACCTAATTGAGTGCCTACTTGAGTGAGCAAATAGACTTCATCTTCTTGCCAATCACGCGGCTGGGAGTTTTGGTATACGGCTAGCAAGCCCCAGAGTTTTTGACCGTGGTAAATAGCCATGATCACGTAAGCTTTTGCTTGATAACCTTCTAAAACTCGAAGGTAGCAATCACTAAACCCTGCATTGTAAATATCATTACAAATCCGATAAACTTCACCTCTAGTAAAGCGACCACCTGCTGTATCTTGTAAATAAGTATCTATTGCGGGAATATTAGTTAAATTTTTGACGCTACATTCACTAACATTTTCATTTAATTGTGGTTTTTTTAATTGCTCATCCATGAGGGAACACCAACCCTCGCCGACAGATTCAAAGGCAAATTCACCACTCCAATCTGGATTGAAGCGATAGATAGATACACGGTCAGCATTCAACAACTGCCGTAGTTCGGCTGTACTTGTGTGGAAAATAATTTCTAGGTCAAGAGTTTGACGAATTTTTTCTATGGTTATGGCTATGGTTTTCTGCCATTCTGCGGCTTTTTCTCTGGCTTTTGCTGCTGCTAGTTGTGCCGATTGGATTTTTACTTGTTCTAAGTAATCTGCTTGCTGCAAAGCTACGCCTAAATGTTCAGCGATCAGTTGCACAAATTCAATTTCTGATGTGTTCCATTGCCGAGGTCCACTACACTGATGAATACACAATAATCCCCATAAGTCTTTACCCTTCATCAAAGGACAAGCTATGTTAGCACGGACTTGGAATGCTTCTAGCATCTGAATATGGCAATCGCTGATCCCAGTTTCATAAATATCAGCGATGAAATTAGTTCGACCTTCCTGATATAGTCCAGCAAAGTCCGCAGCAAAGCAGTGGTCGCGCAGTTTAACCGTTAATGCTGAATTCCATTCTGCTGCCACATCCTCATAGATAAATTCCCCTTCCCATGCCAATTCAGGATAAAAACGAAATACCCCTACCCGGTCAGTATTTAAGAGGTGGCGTACTTCCGTGACGGTGGTTTTAAAAATGGTGTCTATATCCAGAGACTCACGAATGCGGGAAATTACTCCAGATAGGGCTTTCTGCTGGTCGCTGTGAGATAGAGGGAGCATGATATCAGGTTTGGTTGTTGTCCAGAATTCGGTCTTCTTGGTTGTATCTGAGCAGGGTTTTACAGATCCAGTCTGATTTTAAATATTCAATGAAAGCTTTTCATCGGATTTTAAAATTATCCTAGTAACTAATAATTTAACATAAATTAATATTTTTTTATACGACATAGTAGGGACACGGTACAGTCATGTCCCTACAAAAAAATTTTCACTTGTGAGTGAATTATCGCCGTTTGGGAGAACTGCGTCGGATGTCGCGTTTTTCGTCTTCTCGGCGACGGCGATCGCGCCAGTCTGCAAGCGTCAAGTAACCAACGCCACCAGTAACTGCTACCAGCAGTAATAAGGCTACTAATGCCAAAATATTCAGGAATGGATTTTCCACGATTCCCCTATAATCCGTTACGTCCCCAAACTACCATTGCAATTGACCAAGTAAACACAGCCAAGAGTGATACCCAACCCAGTGTCAAAGTTGCCATAGTCTTACTTTCTAAATAATTACAAAACGTCTCTAATACCTATGATAATGGGAAAGGGCTGTTGATTCTGCAATGGTTTTGCTGAGTTATGATCCCGTTTCTCCGATCAGAACCCCAGACTCAACCCGCAAGGATAATAGACCTCAGTAATTAGGAAACGCTATATAGATCGAACGTGAACGAAACTTCCGATATGCAACTGATGGCCGAACGCCTAGAATCTCTCAAAGCTGGAATCATTGGGGGTTTGTCTGTGTGTATGGCTTTCTTAATTACCAGTCTGGTGAATACTCTGGTGTTAGCAAAGTATTTTTCCACTCTGGCAAGTCTGCAAGTAGAGATTAATTGGCATTGGTGGCTGAGTGGGGGAATTGCGGCTTTCTCTGGGTTGTTATTTGGTGTCACCTATCGGTATATCATCCGCACAGATCAAAATCCTCAACTCAAATCGGGTGGTGTACTGGCTTTCGGTTTAGTAAGAGGTTTAACCCAGATAGATTGTGCCAAGATGATTTTACCGGCTTTGGTGTTGGCTGGGGAAAGTGTTTTGTGGTTTGCAGTGGGAGCGATCGCTCTCGATACCGCTATCCAAATCGGCTGGATAAAACCTTTTGGATCGAGAAACTCAAGTTGAGCCAAAGGAGTGATTACGCTTGTTAATCAGAAAAGATACACTGAAATAGTCACAATTTCAAAAGCAAAAATCTCATGCCAGCACCCAGTACTCTGAAAACCCCTTCTTTGCTTCAGCAGTTACAGTGGGTGGCTGATCCTGTAAGCTACATGGAAAAAGCAGCCCAAGAATATCCTGATATTTTCATGGCTAATGTGGTCGGTTTTGGTAACGACTTGGTATTTGTGAACCATCCCCATGCGGTGCAAGAAATTTTAACCAATGATCGTAAGACGTTTTTCGCTGGTGGTAAAGAGAATAGAATTTTGCGCCCCTTAGTGGGAAATTATTCAACTTTTATGCTAGATGGCGATCGCCATAGAAAACGGCGACAGTTAGTCATGCCCTCTTTTCATGGCGATCGGATGCGAAGTTATGGTGAGTTAATTACTCAGATTACAGAAACGGTCTGGAGCCACCTCAATTGCTTGGGCATTATATTTGATTCAAAAACACCCGGAAGTCCGAGAAAAACTGCTGCAAGAACTGGACACCCTTGGGGATTCACCAGACCCCATGAGCATTTTTCGGTTGCCTTATCTGACGGCTGTTTGTAATGAAACCTTGCGGATTTATCCCGTGGTAATGTTGACGTTTCCGAGAATAGTACAAGAACCTGTGGAACTCTTAGGATATTCTTTAGAACCGGGTACAGCAGTAGCTGGCTGTATTTACTTGGTTCACCAGCGCGAAGATTTATACCCAGAACCTAAGCAGTTTAAACCAGAGCGTTTTCTCGAACGTCAATTTTCTCCTTATGAATTTATCCCTTTTGGTGGCGGTGTGCG comes from the Nodularia sp. NIES-3585 genome and includes:
- a CDS encoding GAF domain-containing protein; this translates as MLPLSHSDQQKALSGVISRIRESLDIDTIFKTTVTEVRHLLNTDRVGVFRFYPELAWEGEFIYEDVAAEWNSALTVKLRDHCFAADFAGLYQEGRTNFIADIYETGISDCHIQMLEAFQVRANIACPLMKGKDLWGLLCIHQCSGPRQWNTSEIEFVQLIAEHLGVALQQADYLEQVKIQSAQLAAAKAREKAAEWQKTIAITIEKIRQTLDLEIIFHTSTAELRQLLNADRVSIYRFNPDWSGEFAFESVGEGWCSLMDEQLKKPQLNENVSECSVKNLTNIPAIDTYLQDTAGGRFTRGEVYRICNDIYNAGFSDCYLRVLEGYQAKAYVIMAIYHGQKLWGLLAVYQNSQPRDWQEDEVYLLTQVGTQLGVALQQAEFLRQMQTQAAEISKSAERQKALANTVEKIRQSLDIDTIFKTTTQEVLRLLEVERVAIYRFYPDRSGEFVADSIVDGWTPMVKTQLVTKRIFSPDQQPNNYARNEIFVPISQGDKLWGLLVAYQNSQPRYWQDEEINLLAQVGVQLGVALQQAESLRQVQIQAEKLAKAAKRERKAAQREKTLAATVEKIRQSLDIDAIFKATTQEVQRLLEVDRVTIYRFNPDWSGEFVAESLTPSLTPVQELLPMIADDYLQSTQGSDFANGKIMVVPDIYHINDTITSIPLTTPILARAFMIVPIFQGDKLWGLLAAYQNIKPRNWQENEIDLLVQIGSQLGVGIQQAELLEQTQRQKEALAETLKELKQAQSQLIQSEKMAGLGQLVAGIAHEINNPITFISGNITYVNEHTKNLFKLLSLYEQQYPQAIGEIEQQTTEIDLDFIADDLPKIITSMTMGAERISQLVLSLRNFSRLDESGVKPVDIHEGIDSTLLVLKHRLQPPGNSFAIEVVRKYGNLPLVPCYAAQMNQVFMNIINNAIDALKESVADGTITASPQICICTEVIEQNKILVRICDNGCGVPENMRSRIFEPFFTTKEPGQGTGLGLSISYQIIVEKHGGKIECVSESGKGCEIQLEIPIKQSFR
- the petN gene encoding cytochrome b6-f complex subunit PetN; this encodes MATLTLGWVSLLAVFTWSIAMVVWGRNGL